CGCTCCCTCGCGCTCCCTCAGGCCTTGCTGTCTCCTCGTACATCACAAGTCACCATCTGCTGTGAGTGTggcgggggtggtggtggtgctaTGGCTTATGCCCCCCACCTTTCTCTCTGAGAGGGGTAACGGCAGGGCAGGTGTTACCTGCCGCTGCAGATCCAGTGCAGGGCACATGGCAGGTAGTCAAGGTCCATCGAATGAATGAAAACATGGGCACAACTCTAATTTAAGCCCTCAGCTCTCACCTGGACAGTTACTAGAGCCTCCTCACTGGTCTTGCTACCTTCATTCTCTCTTCATTCCAATCCACCTTCCACAAGGGCTGACAAGAGTTCTAAAAAAACACATTTGATCTGTCACTCCCTTGATGAAAAGCCCACACATTCCCCCACAGCCTCCAGTATCACATCCAAATTTATTAGCACGTCATGAAAGGGCTTTTATAATCTGGCTCCAATTATCTGTCCGGCTCTGACTCTTGCCACTCCAAGGCCCACATGCAGTGATTTGACCACCATTGGTTCCTCCACATGCCATGTTGTTTTTCTCCATCTCTGAAGACTTTTCTTACCCTCCTCCGACTCCTATGCATCTTTCAAGGCCCAGATCAAATGCCGCCTTCTGGAAACCTTCGAAACCTTCTCAAACGTCCTTCACTGAACTTTTGTTGTTACTTTAAGATACTTCACACAAACTAAAGAATGAGGTTAACAGGTATCCCCTAGTATTCTGTCCATAACACTGTGCTAAGACACACACCAGTGGCCTGTGTACCCATCCTACTAAACGTGAGCTCCTGGGAAGACAAAGGCCGCCCATATGGCAACCATACatatggagcttacagtctatgATCAGTAGGGCTTGTGGAATTCATTTCTAGTTCCAATTCAATCATCAACTTGCTAACTGACTGGACAATTCACTTACCTTCTCTTTtactatttcctcatctgtaaaatgggaacagttGCCTCCCTTCCCATGcagaagatacacaaaaaaacaCCCAGAAACCTCTAAAACTCCTACCAATGCAAAGCATGGCGAGACAACTGCTTCAACGACCATCCTGGCACTGAGAGGCAAACCTCTGGGGACCCTTGCTCTGAAAGGTCCCGACTGATCTGATGAAAATGGTACCTACACAGCCGAAGAATCCTCACTGGGAAGAGCGATCAATTTCAGCCTCAAGCTGGTAAATGCCAATTGGTATAAAGCATACACAGTCATAGCCTTTTCAAAagccatttttcaaataaaatgtaaaaagagtGAGATAACTCATGCTCAAATCATTAAGAGTAAGGAGTTGTTTTCTCGCCTCCAGCTCTCAGCTGCCCAGAGTGAGGGATGCATCCCAGGGCTCTTGGGGCCGAGACCCCAGGGACCTGTGGTCTCAGactcctgccctcccccagggACGACACACAAACCCTTCTTGTTCTCTAAGAGGCATTCTGTGCCATCCTCAGCCACAGCGGCCTCCCGATCTTGTTTACCAACAGCCCTTTGCATGGTTCCAATCCCTTCCCCCTCAGTAACACACCCAGCCTCACCTAAACACAAACAAAACTACACAGTGACTCCAAATTCACAATTTCTATTAACAGTGCAGAGAAGGCTATTTTTTTGCCCCACCCCACCAAATCATCCAGCTACTTAGAAATTACTTTCTCAACgtgatattaataaatattaataaaacatcCAGGTAAACAGAATACTTTTctgctttaagatttttttttaacggAAAATGGGATTAAATACTTCTTCTCCATAGTTTGTCAATCCGGGTGGCAAGTTTTGTTTCCAGTCCACCCAGGTGAAACTAGAAGAGAAGGCGGGGTTCCAAAGACTTGCCCAAGCCCACTGGCAGTGTCAGACAGGCGCACCTTGGATGGCCACTGGACATGAATGGAGCGCATATACTGCAATGAATGCAAAAGGATCAGAACTTTAACAATGATCTGTCAAGTTGAATATACTTGCCCAAACAAAACTATTTCTTAAAAACCAGAATATAAAATGCCCTCTGTTCCAAATTAATGACATGAAAACCATGCAACAATGCAAAACCACTTGTCCTTCCTGAGAGGAGTCCATGTAACCTGACTCTTGTCACAACAGGGTTGAGTTCACAAGCAGAGACTGGAACCCAGGGCTTCTAAGTGAGCCAGCCTATCAAATCTTTCCCACTTGCTAGGAAAGTCATGCTGAAACAAAGAACATTTAATATGAAATGGTATATTTGGGGCTGAAAGCTATTCCAATAGCTTTAATAAATACAGGCTATTTGGCAACTTCTCTCTGCCACGTCTAGCACCTCTGACAAGTTCCTGAGCAGCTATCTCAAGCGCCTTCCAGAATGAAACTGAAGATTCTAGAGACCCCAGTACATACAAACTGGTAAAAGCTGTGTCATGTGACCCAATTTTAAGTGCCAGGATTTCAAACTATGTCAAAGGTTATTCTACAACAAATATTTTCAAGAGAAAGAGAACTAACTACTCCTTATCCAAATGTCTgtcaaacatacacacaaaacttTAGCTGCAATTTAAGCAGCCTAAGGGACACACCAAGTTCTTTGATCTGCATGAAATATTCTGGTGATGTGAACAAAGTCGGGaattctatattttcttatttaagctACAAATATCAAGCTATAATCTTGTCCCAATCTCCACTATAAAAGAGTTTTTAAGCACCACCTAGAGACACCTGAGCAAGCTCCATAAGAAATGCAAAAAACAATTACCCCAAGAAAGAACAGGTAAAAGTCAGTAAGTTAACTCAGCACATTAAACTTGGGTACTACTAGGCAGGACAGCTGAGAGAATGAAAAATGGGCTTAGCTCGAAGTATAAAATAAGGCCCACTACCCTTGGTAAGAAAGGAGAAACTCTTAAAGGGATTCTTAACAGCTAAGACAGGATGCTACTTACTTCCTCATTAAATAGTTTGCTAGTTTCTTTTTTGATTGGGTCTATTAGCTGGACTTGGCCTGCGGAAAAGCCCACTAGGAGAGAGACACTTTCTGCTGTGGCTGTTAGGTGGTTGAAGTCATGACAAGTAGGCTGTGTTCCTTTGTATATCCTTTTATCTATTGGTTTACTCAAGTCAGCAgcctggaggagaaagagaaaaatacacacGGTAAACAGCACATTGAGATGAGAAATCTAAGTCATACTATTTTATACTCCATTATGATGTtcaatcttaaaaacaaaagtatttaaagtattcttttcagtttttagcATTTTATAAAAGCACTTTCACATACCTTAGCCAATCTGGTAATATCAGACTACCCATATTAAGTTATTACTGTTACTTTTGCAACATATTCTTcttcaaatatatgtaaaaaagatTCCCGGACTTCAGGAAGGAAAAAATCCTCAAGCTACTAAATTCAGTATTTGCAAAATGTATTCCAAGCATTTTCTAACAGAGTAACTCTAACCACATAAAAGCTC
This is a stretch of genomic DNA from Manis javanica isolate MJ-LG chromosome 8, MJ_LKY, whole genome shotgun sequence. It encodes these proteins:
- the WDR20 gene encoding WD repeat-containing protein 20 isoform X4: MATEGGGKEMNEIKTQFTTREGLYKLLPHSEYSRPNRVPFNSQGSNPVRVSFVNLNDQSGNGDRLCFNVGRELYFYIYKGVRKAADLSKPIDKRIYKGTQPTCHDFNHLTATAESVSLLVGFSAGQVQLIDPIKKETSKLFNEENSCQPLWKVDWNEERMKVARPVRRL